In Apium graveolens cultivar Ventura chromosome 10, ASM990537v1, whole genome shotgun sequence, the following are encoded in one genomic region:
- the LOC141691208 gene encoding uncharacterized protein LOC141691208, giving the protein MRMLAYGISADGVDDYVRIGESAVIKCLKRFVTNVILIFESEYLRNPNSNDVQRLLKMGEDYGFLVASSDVWIWHAFFGVAGSNNDINVLDQSTVFDEALEGRAPEVKYNVNGKDYNLGYYLIDGIYPEWATFVKTIPYLQGDKIRLFSKYQEGQRKNVERAFGVLQSRFAIVRGPVRFWD; this is encoded by the exons ATGCGTATGTTGGCATATGGAATATCTGCAGATGGTGTTGATGATTATGTGCGTATTGGTGAGTCCGCTGTAATTAAATGCTTGAAAAGATTTGTCACTAATGTTATTTTGATATTTGAGAGTGAGTACTTACGAAATCCAAACTCAAATGATGTACAACGTCTACTAAAGATGGGTGAAGATTACGGATTTCTCG TTGCCTCATCGGATGTATGGATATGGCATGCATTTTTTGGAGTTGCTGGTTCTAACAATGATATAAATGTGTTAGATCAGTCAACGGTATTCGATGAAGCTTTAGAAGGTCGTGCTCCTGAAGTAAAATATAATGTTAATGGTAAAGACTATAATTTGGGATATTATTTAATAGATGGAATATATCCAGAATGGGCAACCTTCGTTAAAACAATTCCTTATCTTCAAGGTGATAAGATAAGATTGTTCTCAAAATATCAAGAAGGACAACGAAAAAATGTAGAACGAGCATTTGGTGTGCTACAATCACGATTCGCAATTGTACGCGGTCCAGTACGATTTTGGGACTGA